The Diospyros lotus cultivar Yz01 chromosome 15, ASM1463336v1, whole genome shotgun sequence genome has a window encoding:
- the LOC127791537 gene encoding probable leucine-rich repeat receptor-like serine/threonine-protein kinase At3g14840, with translation MNMMIFFSRSLLSLVLLICAISNFFPVSVSAASLAADEVEVLKQIGKTLGKNWDFSVDPCSGEKGWATQNPVKGFENAVTCNCSSNNTCHVISIVLKAQNLNGTLPTELVNLPYLQEIDLSRNYLNGTIPPEWGTTQLINISLIVNRLTGSIPKELGNISALANLTVEFNQLSGLIPPEIGNLSRLEKLHLSSNNFTGELPETLSKLTNLNDIRLSDNHFTGKIPNFIQSWTNLQKIVMHASGLEGPIPLGIALLTKMSDLRISDLNGTQAPFPPLNNMTSLKYLILRNCNLNGSLPEYLGGVTSLKTLDLSFNKLSGEIPNSFSSLAKTDNIFLTGNLLSGPVPDWILKKSENVDLSFNNFTPGSQGCQESEVNLFGSSLNGSTSISSCLTSNHCSKTWYSFRINCGGEEVNVGSGPKYEADTTTPATSLKFVESNSNWAFSSTGYFMDDDRNSKSFIQKNTSVLSVKDPELYMDARLSPLSLVYYGFCLKNENYTVNLHFAEIMFTDDKTYSSLGRRVFDIYIQGKLVEKDFNIVDKVGGAGRSITMPYHATVTNGTLEIRFYWAGRGTTAVPVRGVYGPLISAISVDPDYSPPSVGGNGMSAGAVVGIVAAVAFVLILLLGILWWRGCLRRKDRMDEDLKGLDLQTGSFTLRQIKAATNNFDAANKIGEGGFGSVYKGLLVDGTIIAVKQLSSKSKQGNREFVNEIGMVSALEHPHLVKLYGCCIAGSQLLLVYEYMENNSLARALFGPEEFQLKLDWHTRYKICIGIARGLAFLHEESRLKIVHRDIKATNVLLDKNLNPKISDFGLAKLDEEDNTHISTRIAGTYGYMAPEYAMHGYLTDKADVYSFGIVALEIVSGRSNTSFRTKESCSNLLDRTLELKAEGRLMELVDPKLGSAFNRDEAMVMINVALLCTNATASVRPAMSSVVSMLEGRTVVKEPLSDGTESHDQVKFKGKMDEWKHIQETKMTEDSQIQSMSIDGPWTGSSASAGDLYPISLNSDYWKNRD, from the exons AGTTCTCAAAGCCCAGAATCTTAACGGGACTCTCCCAACAGAATTGGTCAATCTCCCTTACCTTCAAGAAAT TGATCTTAGCCGCAACTACCTTAACGGTACTATCCCTCCAGAATGGGGCACCACGCAACTAATAAACAT CTCTCTCATTGTAAACCGGCTAACCGGTTCAATCCCAAAGGAACTTGGAAACATCAGCGCGCTTGCCAATCT AACTGTGGAGTTCAATCAGTTGTCAGGACTCATTCCTCCAGAGATTGGGAATCTTTCTCGCTTAGAGAAATT GCATTTGAGTTCAAACAATTTCACGGGAGAGCTGCCCGAAACACTCTCAAAGCTGACCAACTTGAATGACAT TCGGCTTAGCGACAACCACTTCACTGGAAAGATACCCAATTTCATCCAGAGCTGGACAAATCTTCAAAAAAT AGTGATGCATGCTAGTGGCTTGGAAGGTCCAATTCCTCTTGGCATTGCTCTTTTGACAAAAATGTCGGACTT GAGAATCAGTGACTTAAATGGAACCCAAGCCCCTTTCCCCCCCCTTAATAATATGACAAGCCTGAAGTATCT TATATTGCGGAATTGCAATCTTAATGGATCTTTACCTGAATATCTTGGGGGAGTGACAAGTTTGAAGACTTT AGACCTGAGCTTCAACAAGTTGAGTGGAGAAATTCCAAACAGCTTTAGTAGTCTGGCAAAAACAGATAACAT CTTCTTAACTGGGAACTTACTAAGTGGACCCGTGCCTGATTGGATCCTGAAAAAATCAGAGAATGT TGATCTTTCATTTAACAACTTTACCCCGGGCTCCCAAGGTTGTCAGGAGAGTGAAGT GAACTTGTTTGGCAGCTCTTTGAATGGCAGCAC TTCAATTTCATCCTGCTTGACAAGCAATCATTGCAGTAAAA CTTGGTATTCCTTCCGCATAAACTGTGGTGGTGAAGAAGTAAATGTTGGCAGTGGCCCCAAATATGAAGCTGATACTACAACCCCGGCTACGAGTTTGAAGTTCGTTGAAAGTAATAGTAACTGGGCATTTAGTAGCACAGGTTACTTCATGGATGATGATCGCAATTCAAAGTCCTTTATTCAGAAAAATACTTCAGTCCTTTCTGTGAAGGATCCAGAATTGTACATGGATGCACGACTTTCCCCCCTGTCTCTGGTCTATTACGGGTTCTGCCTGAAGAATGAAAACTACACAGTGAACCTTCATTTTGCAGAAATCATGTTTACTGATGACAAGACATACAGCAGCCTTGGAAGGCGTGTATTCGATATTTACATTCAG GGAAAGTTGGTGGAAAAAGATTTCAACATTGTGGATAAAGTGGGTGGGGCTGGTAGGAGTATCACAATGCCATACCATGCAACTGTGACCAATGGCACACTGGAAATCCGCTTTTATTGGGCTGGACGAGGGACAACTGCTGTCCCTGTTAGAGGCGTATATGGTCCTCTCATTTCAGCTATATCTGTGGATCCTG ATTACAGCCCGCCATCAGTAGGTGGAAATGGCATGTCCGCTGGTGCAGTGGTTGGGATTGTGGCTGCTGTAGCTTTTGTTCTTATCTTGCTTCTAGGTATCCTTTGGTGGAGAGGCTGCCTAAGACGGAAAGATAGAATGGATGAAG ACCTGAAGGGTCTAGACTTGCAGACAGGTTCATTCACCTTGAGGCAAATTAAAGCTGCCACAAACAACTTTGATGCTGCTAATAAGATTGGAGAAGGTGGATTTGGATCCGTTTATAAG GGACTTCTAGTAGATGGCACCATAATTGCTGTAAAACAGCTATCTTCCAAATCGAAGCAAGGGAACCGCGAATTTGTTAATGAAATAGGGATGGTTTCTGCTTTAGAACACCCTCATCTTGTGAAGTTGTATGGATGTTGCATTGCAGGCAGTCAATTGTTGCTAGTATATGAGTACATGGAAAATAATAGTCTTGCTCGTGCTTTGTTTG GCCCAGAAGAATTTCAGTTGAAATTGGACTGGCACACAAGGTACAAGATATGTATTGGTATAGCTCGAGGTTTGgcttttctccatgaagaatcaAGACTTAAGATAGTTCACAGAGACATTAAGGCCACCAATGTGCTGCTTGACAAGAATCTTAACCCTAAGATATCTGATTTTGGTTTGGCAAAACTTGACGAAGAGGATAATACCCATATAAGCACCAGAATTGCAGGAACTTA TGGATATATGGCACCAGAATATGCAATGCATGGTTACTTAACTGACAAAGCAGATGTATATAGCTTTGGAATTGTTGCACTGGAAATAGTCAGTGGGAGAAGTAACACTAGTTTCAGGACGAAGGAGTCCTGTTCTAATCTTCTTGATAGG ACACTTGAACTGAAGGCAGAGGGGAGACTGATGGAGCTAGTAGATCCAAAGTTGGGATCAGCCTTCAACAGAGACGAGGCGATGGTAATGATTAATGTAGCTCTTCTGTGCACTAATGCCACTGCATCAGTTAGGCCTGCCATGTCTTCAGTTGTAAGCATGCTCGAAGGCAGGACAGTTGTTAAGGAACCCCTTTCAGATGGAACCGAATCCCATGACCAAGTGAAGTTCAAGGGAAAGATGGATGAATGGAAACACATCCAGGAAACAAAGATGACAGAAGATAGCCAAATCCAAAGTATGTCAATTGATGGGCCATGGACTGGTTCTTCTGCATCTGCTGGCGATCTCTACCCCATCAGTTTGAATTCTGATTACTGGAAGAACAGAGATTAG